GAACGCTCACATGCGGCAGGACCTCGAGGCGGCTGCGAAGATCCAGCGCGCCCTGTTGCCGGAAAAACCGCCCGAGATACCTGGTCTGAAAGTCTCGTGGGCTTTCCGGCCATGCCAGGAACTTGCCGGCGACATCTTGAGCGTGTTTCCTGTCGCACCGGATCTGGTGGCGCTGTACGTCCTCGACGTCAGCGGCCACGGAGTGGGCGCGTCGCTTCTATCGGTAGCCGTCAGCCGAATGCTCTCCCCCGTTCCGGGTCGATCCATGGTGTTCGAGGACTCAAAGGGCACGCGACCGTCGACACCTGTCCAGGTGGCGTCCAGACTCAACACGCACTTTCCGTTTGACGAGCGAACAAGTCAATACTTTACGCTGGTCTACGGCCTCCTCGACATCAAGAAGTCTACTTTTCAATACGTCGCAGCGGGACACCCTCCGCCGATCGTCGTGCCGAAAGACGGCGCTCCTTTGATTTGCGAAACGTCCGGACCACCCATCGGCATCCTTCCGGAACCGAACTTTGAGGAAGGCCTGATTGATCTTGGAGCGGGTGACCGTGTCGTCCTGTATACCGACGGAATCATGGAGGCTGAGAGCGAGGAAGGCGGGTACTTCGGCCAGGACCGCTTCACCAACAACCTGCGCGCAACGCGACGGGTACCACTTGAAGACAGCGTCAACTCACTCATCACGAGAGTGACGAAGTGGTGCGGAGACAGCAGCCCGCAGGACGACATTACGCTTCTCGCGTTTGAAGTGAACGCCTGATCCGCTCCGGCACTGCATCGCCCACCGGACGATGAGTCCGATCACCCTCGCAGATTTTCGCTAACGTAATGGAATTGGGGAACGGTGTGGCCCTCCGGCCTGGTTCGAGCCTTTCCCACCTGTCGTGCCCTGGATCAGGCCGTGACTTCAAGAATGTGGGCATCAGACGTAGGCAGGCTCCAGGGCTCATTTGCGACCGACACCCATTCGGTATACCGTCCTCGGCATTCCAGGCATCGTGACGCTTGTGTCCCTCCCGCGCATCGGCCAGCCCGTCACCAGCTCTCACCGGGCGTACAACTTTGGTACATTCGCGCCGTACGTTTCTGTTTCTACTCTCTCCTGAAGCACAATGAGACCACTGCTAACGTTCGCGCTTCTCATACTATGCAGTTGCCAGGCCACTCCGCGGCGCGCGGGCCTCGACGAGAGCCTCGAGCGAATTGACCGGTTTGTCCACACAGCTTACGAGGTCGGAGCGAGCGCAGGACTAGGCGTTGGAGTGGCCGTAGACGGGCGCGTCGAGTACGTGTCCAATCTGGGGATGGCCGACATCTCGGCTGGAATACCGGCCACCGGCGAAACACTCTGGTACGTCGCGTCGACGTCGAAGTCGTTCACTGGATTTGGCATCGCTCTACTCGCAACATCGGGAGAGATCGACGTTGCGGCACCGATCACCACATATCTCCCAAACGCCGAGTGGCCCGAAGGCGTCGACCCCGACAGTCTGACTGTGGGCGACTTCCTGGGACACACGCACGGTATGGGAAATGGGGCGCTGGTCATCTCCGCGGCCTTCACCGGGGCCTTTCCCGAGAGCGAGTACGGTCGCTTGCTTCAGTTCAACGAAGTAGGGAGTCGCGAGCTCCGG
This window of the Rhodothermales bacterium genome carries:
- a CDS encoding SpoIIE family protein phosphatase, translated to MKSAADTPGKSLNTKKYEEQLLLKDRALSAAAEGITISDPRLPDNPLIYANEGFERLTGYSVADVIGRNCRFLQGPDTAAETVDVIREAIRTDTACTVQILNYRKDGAPFWNRLSVTPVRDASGVVTNHIGIQSDITAQKEAEDELQKAKKELESANAHMRQDLEAAAKIQRALLPEKPPEIPGLKVSWAFRPCQELAGDILSVFPVAPDLVALYVLDVSGHGVGASLLSVAVSRMLSPVPGRSMVFEDSKGTRPSTPVQVASRLNTHFPFDERTSQYFTLVYGLLDIKKSTFQYVAAGHPPPIVVPKDGAPLICETSGPPIGILPEPNFEEGLIDLGAGDRVVLYTDGIMEAESEEGGYFGQDRFTNNLRATRRVPLEDSVNSLITRVTKWCGDSSPQDDITLLAFEVNA